The Methylomonas montana DNA window ATAATGAAAATCGCCCTTGCCTGGCAAAATCCGCAACGGTTGCGCGGCGTCGGCCAACACCCGGTTGTGCATGTTCTGACTACAGGCATAACCCGCCACCGAGGCGGCAATGCGTATCGCGTATTCCAGGGTACTGTGCTTGCCGCGGCCGATATTGGCGTCTTTGGCCAAATCCAGGGCGATACAGATGCAAGCCGACGCCAAAGGCTCAAATTCCTTGACCATCAACTCATTCAAGCGCGCCGTGGTCGGCCAATGGATATGACGAGGGTTGTCGCCGCGCCGGTATTCGCGCAAACCGGAGAACTCCGCCGCACCGGCGCCTTCCGGCAAGCAATAGCCGCCCCGGTGAATCTGACTGGGCGCGCCGAACAACGGCAGCGACAGGATAGGAAATACTTTCGGGTAAATGGTCAGGGTTTGCCGGGAATGGTCTGCGCGGCTGCGCGCCTCCGCCAAGCCCAGCGGGAAACTGGACGCCAAACCCATAGGGCCCAGCTTATAAAAGCCGCGCTTTTCGCACAGCAATGGCACATCGAAACTGCGGGCGCCCCGGCCCGGCAGATAAGCGATACTGCCCAGTAATTTATCGCCATCGTTAGCGCCCCGTTCGGCGGCATCGACGAAAGGCAGCCGGTCGACCAATTCCACCATGAAGCGCGGCAGCCAGCCGCGATTTTGCACATCGACCCGAAACACGATTGTTTCGCCTTCCAGCGCCCGTTGCGGACCGACCCGGCGCACTGACAAGCGCTGAATCAACCAACGCGGCCAGAGCATGCCGGTCAACAATGCGGCGCTGAGCAGCGCCGCTATCAGCCACGGCAAGCTCTGTTCGCGGCTGATCGCCGCCGAGTATGCGGCCAGCGTAAAACCGCACAAAATTAAAAATTTAAGTCGTAGCGCCATGCCGATCTAACGCTCAAACCACCGGAGGCGGCAAGCGATCGAGAATTTCCGCAAGGATGTCCGCGGCATTGCGTCCCAACACCGCCGCTTGCGGCTTGACGATCAAACGATGTTCCAGAATCGCCGGGGCGATGCTTTTCACCAGGTCGGGCGACACGAACTCCCGACCGCGCAAATAGGCCAAACCTTGCGCACCGCGCGCCAGCGCCAGTGTGCCGCGCGGACTGATACCCAGCCGCAAATCGCTATGTTGGCGGCTGGCGGCACTGATACCGGCCATATATTTAGCCACGTCCATATTGATATGCACGGCTTTGACCTGAGCCCGCGCCGCCAGAATATCGGCTTCCGAAGCGACCGCTTGCAGGCTGTCGATAGGATGAGCTTGCGCTTGGGCCGCCAGTATCCGCATTTCCTGTTCGAGGCTGGGATAGTCCATGCGCAAGCGCATGAAGAATCGGTCCAACTGGGCTTCCGGCAAGGCGTGGGTGCCGGCCATGTCGATCGGGTTTTGGGTAGCCAACACCATGAACAGTTTGGGTAGTTCATGCGTATGGCCGTCCACGCTGACATGAAACTCTTCCATGCACTCCAGCAATGCCGACTGGGCGCGGGGCGTGGCCCGGTTGATTTCGTCGGCCAGCAATAGATGGGTAAATACCGGACCGGGCCGAAATTCGAAATCGGCGGTTTTTTGATTGTAGACGGCTACGCCGGTGATGTCCGACGGTAATAAGTCCGAGGTGCATTGCAGGCGCTTCATGTCCACCGCCACCGAACGGGCCAGCGCCCTGACCAACATGGTTTTGCCGGTGCCCGGCACATCCTCCAGTAGCACGTGGCCACGGCAGAGCATGGCGACCACGGCCAGTTCGATAATTGGCCGTTTGCCAATGATGACTTTTTCGACGTTTTCGATGAGAGGAAGCATGCTATCCATGATTTGAAACTGACCTTCTGGCGAAATGAGTAAGTGAAGACGGTTGCAGAAGCTTAGCAGAGCTTGAGCGCTTGTCAGACGCTCAACGCGATGGTTTGAAACGTCTGGCGGCAAACTCGGTATCCGAAAATATCGCTAACACCGCAAACAATACAATCGCCATCAGCGTGCCGCCGGCCTCGCCGATAGTTAAACCAAAAAACGTCAGCCAGGAGACAAACACATAATAGATAGCCGGCATGATGGCTTGATAGCCGAGCGATAAACCTAGTATTCCGAGCAACAACCAGATAACAAAATTCAATCCCACATTTATCCGCGCCAGGTAATAAACCGGTTTAACAATATCGTCCTTGCGTTTGCGCAATCCGAAAAACACCAAGCCATACACAACGATCAATGCCGTGCCGTAGACGGACAACTCCGGGTGCGTGGATATAGACGTGGCATTGTTAAATACGTAAAGCACCGTCCCGTTAATCGAACTATCCGCCAGTAAGTGGCCGGCTAATGTCCGAGGGTTCGTCGAGTTGTTAGCGCCGGACATAAAGTCCGGAAAATAAAAAACCGCTTGTTGCGGCACGCTTAGCGACGAATCGGGCAAGACAAGATGGCTGTATTCGCCGGTCGGTTTGCCGTTAACCGACATGACGCCCGCCTCGAAGCGGATTTCGTCGCCCGGCATGCCGACTATTCTGCTGATCTGTAGCTTACCCGTCGCATCGTTAAAGCGGACCAAGCGACCGGCCGCCAAATCGACTTTGCTGGACATCACCATGAAAGCATCCTTGGACAATTCTTTGTATAAGGGATTGGCCGATGCCATTCGGCTGACCGGATGATACAAAATGGTATAAATGATCGGAAAACCGAAAATGATCGCCGCTAGCACACTGCACAGCGTAGGCCAGAATGAAGAGGTTTTAGCGCTCATAGTGTCAGCCCATTTAAAAGCTATCGTGATTTGGAGGTACAAGATTAGCAGAGTCTGAAAACGCGTTAGCGCAACTTGTGCTAAAACGGCTGCTGCTGGCCGCGTTGTTTAAACACCGTCACAATTGGATACCGGCGATTGGGCCAAGCGGGTCAAACTGGCCACCCTGGTTGAATGTTAAAAACACCGTTATACTTTGTCTAAATTTTCTATGTTCGGGCGGATTATAAGGCTGCGCTCGCTTTGCCGGATCTTTCCATGAAGCATTTTCGACGCTATCTAATAGTTCTATCTGCCTTATACGTTTCCGAGGCTTATGCGTTACCCCAAGCCGTTTACGATTCGGTCAGCCTTAGCGCCTTTGGCACACTGGGCGGCGCCTGGTTCAGCAACGAACACGCGAACTACCAGCAGGGCAGCCAACCGGTCGGGCCGGGGCTCACGCATGATATCGATCTGGGTATGGACTCGCGGCTGGGCGCACAACTCAATGTTGCCGTTACGCCCAGCACCTTGATTACCGCGCAAACTGTCGTGGAACGCCTGGCGGACAATCAATTCATGCCGCGCCTGACCCAGGCCAATCTCCGCCAGGAAATCACCGATGACCTTGCCGTCAGGATAGGACGCATTCAAAGTCCGCTGTTCCTGGCTTCCGACTACCGGCTGGCTAATTTTTCCAATCCCTGGGCGCGAACACCCGGCGTGCTGTACAACATTTACCCGATCACTCATCTGGACAGCGGGGAATTCACCTACCGTCTCGACTCGGATATAGGCCGATTCAGCCTGAATGCCGGTTATGGCTGGGTGTCGTATCCGTTCCCGGCGAACTTTGGCACGGCGGGAACACCAGCGTTGGAGCTGAATGATGTCATTTACGCCAATTTGAAGCTGGACAACGGCCCCTGGCGCTTTAAGCTGTCATGGTTGCATACCCGTGCCAGCTTACATTTTCCCGATCTCGATGAAGATCTTGGCGTTATTCGGCTTTTCGATCCGGTGGCCGCTGATGCACTCGGTTTGGATCGTCGAGGCATCGGCCTGTATACAGTCGGTTTTAGTTATGACGGCAAAGATTGGCTGGTGATGAGCGAATGGGGCATGGCGCGCTCCGATCAGGCTATCATCTTAAATGACTCTCACGGCGGCTATCTGACGGTTGGTTATCATCTGGACCGCTGGACGCCGCAAATCACCGTGGGCTATCAGGCCACCACCGACCGCAGAATTCATGCCACGCATCCTTTAATCGATCAGGTAGTGGCCCACACGCACCAAGGGCAGCGTACCGATTACCGTACGCTGGCGCTGGGACTCAACTACGCCGCCACCGATTCGGTGATGATCCGCGGCCAGGTGGATCTGATCGAACCGATGGGCAATAGTCTTGGGCCTTATTTAAAAACCGACTCGCATTACCAGTTCAACGATCCAGGCATTGATACCCTGATTTCGTTGTCGGTGGATTTCGTTTACTGATGGGTATCGATATGAATTCCGAATCCATTCTAATCGGTAGACGTTTTTTTCAACAAGCTTGGTTGATCCTGGGCTTGATACTGGCATTGTCGCCGGTCGCGGCCGAACCTGCGATCGTCGTGGTCGTACGGCAGGACAGCCCATTGTTGCAATTGTCGCGTAACGAAGTCGCCGCCTTGTTTTTGGGCAAAATCCGTCACAGCAATGATATTCCGCTCATGCCTTTCGATAGTAAGGATAACGACCTGCGTGACCGCTTTTATCAGGAAGTCGCGGAGATGAGCGGCATGCGTGTCAAGGCTTATTGGTCGCGGATTGTGTTCTCCGGACAGGGCCGACCGCCTCAGGAAATCTCGACTTCCGAAGCCCACGCTAAATTGACTAACGAAGCCGATGCGCTAATTTATCTGCCGGAAGACCAGGTCACGCCAAATATGAAGATCGTTTTCAGCACGCCGAAAGGGATGCTACCCAAACATTGACGGAGTCAATTATGAATACCCAGGACGAGCTGTTTTCATTTGCCGATGATGACGCCATATCCTCGACAAGCTCACAAAACCATTCCAACTGGCGGATTCTGATCGCCGACGACGACGACGATGTACACGATTCCACGGTATTCGCATTACGCAGCCTGAATATTCTTAATCGTCCGCTGGAGTTTCTGCATGCCTATTCGGCGGCTGAATCCGTAGAACTTTTACGCCAGAATACCAATGTAGCGGTGATCTTGCTGGATGTGGTGATGGAAACCGAGGATGCCGGTTTAAGGATCGTAAAAACGATCCGCCAGGAACTGGGTCTGGCCGAAGTGCGCATCATTTTACGAACCGGACAACCCGGTTACGCCCCGGAAATGGAAGCCATCGGCCAATACGAAATCAATGACTACAAAACCAAAAACGAACTGACCCGCATCAAGCTATACACGTCGCTAACCACGGCCATACGCTCCTACGACCAGTTGCAGCGGCTCAATGCCAGTCGGGCCGGTTTGCGGCAAATTCTCGATGCCAGTCATGCCTTTATTACAGCCGAAGGCCTGTGCGATTTTGCGGCGGGCGTCATCATGCAGATAGCCGGTTTTATAGGCATTCAGCCGGAAGGTTTAGTGTGTGCCCGCGCTTTAGGACAAAAGGACGATCCCGGTCCTTACGAGATTATCGGCGCCGCAGGGCGTTATGCGCATCTGATTAATCAACCGCTGGCCTTGCTGGAAGACGCCGGCATTCAAGATCTGATCAAGCGTTGCCTGCATGAGCGCGATACCCTCATAGACGATCATGCGATTGTACTGTTCTGTCCAGGACGCAGCGGCAACGATTTTGCCGCCTTTATCGATTCCTATCATCCCTTAGGCAATAAAGACCGCAATCTGATCGATCTGTTTTGCGCCAACATCGGATTATGCGGCGACAACATCTCGCTGATCAGCCGCTTGCGCGACGCGGCAACCGTCGATTCCTTGGTCAAACTACCTAACCGTCTGGCGTTTATCGACATCATCGACCAGCAACTGGAAGATGACGCGAACAACGATCATGTCGTGGCCCTGCTGAATATCGATGGCTTTGCGGAATTCAACGATGTGCTCGATTCCCGCTATGGCGACCTATTACTTCGGGAAATTTCCAATAACCTGCGGCAACAACTGCCCGCCTCGGTATTGGTGGCACGGGTTGGCGGCGCTGGCTTCGGTCTGCTCGGCGCGGATGAATATGTCAATCCGCAAGTGCTTCACAATCTGTTCCGAACGCCATTAGTCATCGACGGTATCGAATCCTTGGTATCGTTTTCCATGGGTATGGTGCGAACCAGAGATTTTCCATCTAACGGCTCCGAGTTATTCCAATGCGCCAGCGTGGCTCAGAAGCGCGCCAAGGCGGAAGGGCAAATCGGCAAATCGGCTTATTACACCTTGGAAACCCGCAATGAAATTCGCGACAGTTCGCGGCTATTGCATGATTTGCGATTAGCAATGCAAGGCGACCAGTCGCCATTTTTTCTGGTTTATCAACCGCAAATCGATCTAGCAAGCGATAGGGTGGTCGGCCTGGAAGCACTGATACGCTGGAAAAATCAAGACGGCACTATCGTCCCTCCTGACCGTTTCATTCCCATCGCCGAACAATCCGGCCTGATCGTACCGTTAGGTAATTGGATATTACGAACGGCGCTGGCCGATCTGCAACGCATGAGGACGGCGGGTTTCAAGAGCATTTGCATGGCGGTGAACGTTTCGGCGGTGCAATTCCGCCATCCGGATTTTCTGTCCAGCATCGACGACAGCCTGTTCGACAGCGGCATCGCCGGCGAGCACCTGGAATTGGAAATTACCGAATCGGTGGGCATCCTCAGCATGGAGATCATGCAAAATATTCTGTCGGAACTTAAAACGCGGCGGATATCCATTGCCATCGACGATTTCGGTACCGGTTTTTCCTCGCTGTCCTACCTGGATCGCTTCCAAGCTGACCGCCTGAAAATCGATCGATCCTTTATCACCTTGATCGGCACCGATCAGCCGGGCGTGCGCATCACGGAAATGGTGGTGCCGTTGGGACAGCAACTAGGCATGAAAGTGCTGGCGGAAGGCGTGGAAAACGTTGAACAGCTCGAACGCTTGCGGCAGCTGGGTTGCGATGAAATTCAAGGCTATTACACCGGCCGGCCCATGGTATTGGAAGCGCTATTGCAGTGGTTGATCGAGCGGCCTGGATTCCGCGGCGTCGATGCATGAAACGCAGTGCAGTGATTAACCCGGAAGCTATTCGCCCGGCAAAAAGCTGGCGAGTGTCGCTGCATACCCGTATTCTGTTGGCCAGCATCCTGGTATTTGGCCTGATGACCGGGGCCGTGGTGTTTAATAGCGGCCGGGTCATCAAAAGCGCAATGCTGGAAAATATCCGGGTATCGGAACAGCAGACCTCGGAAATACTCAATTTAGCGGCAGCACCTTACGCAGTCTCAGGGGATTACACCACGCTAAAGGCCTTTCTGGATGAATTGCTGCGGCAGGAAAGCGTGCAATCCGGATTGATTTATCTGGCCGTCGGACGCGAGGACGGTTCTATCCTGATGCAGTCCGGCGGCGTCGATGGACCACTTCCCTCCCCCGATCAACCGGACATGTATCCGGTGGCGATCGAGCGAGGTGTCGTGCATATCCGCCGTCCTTTGCTACTGGGAAACAATTCGGTCGGTTTTCTGCAATACGGCCTGTCCTTCAAGCTGATGTTGGAAGCCAACGAACGTTTGAATCGGCAGGCGGCCTTGCT harbors:
- a CDS encoding DUF58 domain-containing protein; protein product: MALRLKFLILCGFTLAAYSAAISREQSLPWLIAALLSAALLTGMLWPRWLIQRLSVRRVGPQRALEGETIVFRVDVQNRGWLPRFMVELVDRLPFVDAAERGANDGDKLLGSIAYLPGRGARSFDVPLLCEKRGFYKLGPMGLASSFPLGLAEARSRADHSRQTLTIYPKVFPILSLPLFGAPSQIHRGGYCLPEGAGAAEFSGLREYRRGDNPRHIHWPTTARLNELMVKEFEPLASACICIALDLAKDANIGRGKHSTLEYAIRIAASVAGYACSQNMHNRVLADAAQPLRILPGKGDFHYQAILDALAVADADGNTPYARLLTEIAMNCVRGETVLLLLAEPPHRHAETLQALALLRAKGVYLFAVLFERDSFFNAASWARNDNGDRTLNAGLLELGAHCVTVRRGDELTELFNR
- a CDS encoding AAA family ATPase produces the protein MLPLIENVEKVIIGKRPIIELAVVAMLCRGHVLLEDVPGTGKTMLVRALARSVAVDMKRLQCTSDLLPSDITGVAVYNQKTADFEFRPGPVFTHLLLADEINRATPRAQSALLECMEEFHVSVDGHTHELPKLFMVLATQNPIDMAGTHALPEAQLDRFFMRLRMDYPSLEQEMRILAAQAQAHPIDSLQAVASEADILAARAQVKAVHINMDVAKYMAGISAASRQHSDLRLGISPRGTLALARGAQGLAYLRGREFVSPDLVKSIAPAILEHRLIVKPQAAVLGRNAADILAEILDRLPPPVV
- a CDS encoding S26 family signal peptidase, which produces MSAKTSSFWPTLCSVLAAIIFGFPIIYTILYHPVSRMASANPLYKELSKDAFMVMSSKVDLAAGRLVRFNDATGKLQISRIVGMPGDEIRFEAGVMSVNGKPTGEYSHLVLPDSSLSVPQQAVFYFPDFMSGANNSTNPRTLAGHLLADSSINGTVLYVFNNATSISTHPELSVYGTALIVVYGLVFFGLRKRKDDIVKPVYYLARINVGLNFVIWLLLGILGLSLGYQAIMPAIYYVFVSWLTFFGLTIGEAGGTLMAIVLFAVLAIFSDTEFAARRFKPSR
- a CDS encoding GGDEF/EAL domain-containing response regulator, which translates into the protein MNTQDELFSFADDDAISSTSSQNHSNWRILIADDDDDVHDSTVFALRSLNILNRPLEFLHAYSAAESVELLRQNTNVAVILLDVVMETEDAGLRIVKTIRQELGLAEVRIILRTGQPGYAPEMEAIGQYEINDYKTKNELTRIKLYTSLTTAIRSYDQLQRLNASRAGLRQILDASHAFITAEGLCDFAAGVIMQIAGFIGIQPEGLVCARALGQKDDPGPYEIIGAAGRYAHLINQPLALLEDAGIQDLIKRCLHERDTLIDDHAIVLFCPGRSGNDFAAFIDSYHPLGNKDRNLIDLFCANIGLCGDNISLISRLRDAATVDSLVKLPNRLAFIDIIDQQLEDDANNDHVVALLNIDGFAEFNDVLDSRYGDLLLREISNNLRQQLPASVLVARVGGAGFGLLGADEYVNPQVLHNLFRTPLVIDGIESLVSFSMGMVRTRDFPSNGSELFQCASVAQKRAKAEGQIGKSAYYTLETRNEIRDSSRLLHDLRLAMQGDQSPFFLVYQPQIDLASDRVVGLEALIRWKNQDGTIVPPDRFIPIAEQSGLIVPLGNWILRTALADLQRMRTAGFKSICMAVNVSAVQFRHPDFLSSIDDSLFDSGIAGEHLELEITESVGILSMEIMQNILSELKTRRISIAIDDFGTGFSSLSYLDRFQADRLKIDRSFITLIGTDQPGVRITEMVVPLGQQLGMKVLAEGVENVEQLERLRQLGCDEIQGYYTGRPMVLEALLQWLIERPGFRGVDA